The Peribacillus simplex genome contains the following window.
GAGAACCAAAATGACTAAAGAATTTCGTGTACTTTTAATTGAGGACGACCCAATGGTCCAAGAGGTTAACAAACAGTTCATCGAGCGCCTGCCCGCCTTTAAAGTCGTTGATACAGCTTCAAATGGGCTTGAAGGTTTGGTGAAAATCAGGAAGATTAAACCCGATCTTGTCATTTTGGATATCTTCATGCCCTCTTTAAACGGGGTCGATACACTTTATCAAATCAGAAAAGAGCAAATTGATGTGGATGTCATCATCATTTCGGCGGCCAATGACCAGAAAACGATCCGAAAAATGATACAGAACGGGGCTTTTGACTATTTAATCAAACCATTTAAATTCGAAAGGCTAAAACATACACTTGAACAATATTTTGCTTTTCGGATGGAGGTTGAACCTGACCATCAAATCTCTCAAAATCAGCTCGACCGAATTCTCTTTCAAAATAAAACACCTTCTGAAACGAGTCCGAAATATGATGTTCCTAAAGGATTGAATGGAGCTACTCTTGAGCAAGTGACGAGATTCATAAAAACTCAGCCTGGATCTTTATCGGCAGAAGAAGTGGCTGATGGAATAGGAATCGCCAGAGTTACAGCAAGGCGCTATCTTGAATACTTGCACGGCGAAGAAGTCCTTCAGCTTGACGTC
Protein-coding sequences here:
- a CDS encoding response regulator encodes the protein MTKEFRVLLIEDDPMVQEVNKQFIERLPAFKVVDTASNGLEGLVKIRKIKPDLVILDIFMPSLNGVDTLYQIRKEQIDVDVIIISAANDQKTIRKMIQNGAFDYLIKPFKFERLKHTLEQYFAFRMEVEPDHQISQNQLDRILFQNKTPSETSPKYDVPKGLNGATLEQVTRFIKTQPGSLSAEEVADGIGIARVTARRYLEYLHGEEVLQLDVQYGSIGRPVNRYRLRKI